Proteins encoded in a region of the Zea mays cultivar B73 chromosome 2, Zm-B73-REFERENCE-NAM-5.0, whole genome shotgun sequence genome:
- the LOC100272596 gene encoding uncharacterized protein LOC100272596, translating to MPLAEPPQWRRKATDFFSTSSVKLKQAGQSAGDNIADVAGKVGSAVKSRWVVFQEARQQQQQQRPPHETVQERIITAAATTGLLFRKGISETKEKVAVGKVKVEEAAKKTADKSKSILNNIERWQKGVASTDVFGVPIEATVQREQSGKAVPLVLVRCADYLVISGLNNEYLFKSEGDKKVLQQLVSLYNEDSGASLPEGVNPIDVGALVKCYLASIPEPLTTFSLYDELRAARVSIPDLRDILKKLPNVNYMTIEFVTALLLRVSHKSSLNKMDSRSLAVEFAPLIMWRQGDAGTDLRNHLKLTLKPPPKIVDTTSNTATWDLFDEDGEDASSQIPLDDASPPDYNSIEVIQCLIEHHNAIFTDANETVWR from the exons ATGCCGCTGGCTGAGCCGCCCCAGTGGCGCCGCAAAGCCACGGATTTCTTCTCCACATCTA GTGTCAAGCTGAAGCAGGCAGGGCAATCGGCCGGGGATAATATAGCTGATGTTGCTGGGAAGGTTGGGTCCGCGGTGAAGAGTCGGTGGGTCGTCTTCCAGGAGGctaggcagcagcagcagcagcaacggcCACCGCATGAGACAGTGCAAGAGCGTATCATCACCGCTGCTGCCACCACTGGTTTGCTTTTCAGGAAAGGCATTTCAGAGACAAAGGAGAAGGTTGCAGTGGGAAAGGTTAAAGTTGAAGAG GCTGCTAAAAAAACTGCAGATAAAAGCAAGAGTATCTTGAACAATATTGAACGCTGGCAGAAG GGAGTCGCAAGCACTGATG TGTTTGGTGTTCCTATTGAAGCCACTGTACAACGAGAGCAATCTGGTAAAGCTGTGCCCTTGGTGCTAGTGAGATGTGCAGACTACCTGGTTATATCAG GTTTGAATAATGAGTACTTATTCAAATCTGAAGGTGACAAAAAAGTTCTTCAGCAGTTAGTTTCTCTTTACAATGAAG ACTCTGGCGCATCTTTACCTGAAGGTGTGAATCCTATTGATGTAGGTGCACTGGTGAAGTGCTACCTTGCCAGTATCCCTGAGCCGCTTACTACATTTTCGCTTTATGATGAGCTTCGAGCTGCGAGGGTTAGCATTCCTGATCTTAGGGATATATTGAAGAAGCTTCCAAATGTGAACTACATGACAATAGAGTTTGTTACAGCATTGCTTCTTCGAGTCAGCCATAAATCATCACTTAACAAG ATGGACTCCCGCAGCCTTGCTGTGGAATTTGCGCCTTTGATCATGTGGCGGCAAGGTGATGCTGGCACAGATTTGCGTAACCACCTCAAGTTAACCCTGAAACCGCCTCCAAAAATTGTGGATACAACATCAAATACTGCCACGTGGGACCTGTTTG ATGAGGATGGCGAGGATGCTTCATCCCAGATCCCCTTGGACGATGCTTCACCCCCAGACTACAACTCCATTGAGGTCATCCAGTGTCTGATCGAGCATCATAATGCCATCTTCACTGATGCAAATGAAACCGTGTGGAGATGA
- the LOC100281990 gene encoding 60S ribosomal protein L15 has product MGAYKYVSELWRRKQSDVMRFVQRVRCWEYRQQPAIVRLTRPTRPDKARRLGYKAKQGYVVYRVRVRRGGRKRPVPKGIVYGKPKHQGITQLKFQRNKRSVAEERAGRKLGGLRVLNSYWVNEDSTYKYFEIILVDVAHTTIRNDPRINWLCNPVHKHRELRGLTSAGKKFRGLRGKGHTHHKNRPSRRATWKRNQTLSLRRYR; this is encoded by the exons ATGG GTGCGTACAAGTACGTCTCGGAGCTATGGCGGAGGAAGCAGTCCGATGTGATGCGGTTCGTGCAGCGCGTGCGCTGCTGGGAGTACAGGCAGCAGCCGGCCATCGTCCGCCTCACAAGGCCCACTCGTCCTGACAAGGCGCGCCGCCTCGGCTACAAGGCCAAGCAG GGTTATGTTGTTTACCGTGTCCGTGTTAGGCGTGGTGGCAGGAAGAGGCCTGTGCCTAAAGGTATTGTCTATGGCAAGCCAAAGCACCAGGGTATCACCCAGCTCAAGTTCCAGAGGAACAAGAGGTCTGTTGCTGAGGAGAGGGCTGGACGAAAGCTTGGTGGACTCAGGGTTCTCAACTCCTACTGGGTGAATGAG GATAGCACCTACAAGTACTTTGAGATCATTCTTGTTGATGTGGCCCACACTACCATCCGCAATGATCCAAGGATCAACTGGCTATGCAATCCTGTGCACAAGCACCGGGAGCTCCGTGGTCTCACCTCCGCAGGCAAGAAGTTCCGTGGCCTGCGTGGCAAGGGCCACACTCACCACAAGAATAGGCCGTCGAGGAGGGCCACCTGGAAGCGCAACCAGACCCTTTCCCTCCGCCGCTACCGTTGA